The following is a genomic window from Anopheles aquasalis chromosome 3, idAnoAquaMG_Q_19, whole genome shotgun sequence.
AAGTAAGTATTTTGTTAAACCCTATCTTCTCTTTCGCATCTCTCTTATGGGACCGAATGGTGGTGATTGATGTACGTCACTTGCTGGAAATTTGACGACATCTAACGGTGGCTGTTTCTACTGCACCGCTGACGGCATGTCGGAATGCTGCAAAAGAGAAGAGACGAGAaatgtgtttgatgatttctgTTGGGTGCTACACTAGGCGCCGATCGGTTTACCATTTTGTTCTAAGTGAgacaaaccagcagcagttgagcCGGCTGGGCTGGTAACATCATCCTTCAGCTGTCCGGGATGGCGACCAGTCTCTCGGACCAGCTTGCCCGAGCCCAGTACTGTTTGTGAGGCTAAGCGATAAGCCAAATCACGGGGTAACCCcatgcgcaccgcaccgtccGCCAATGCTTCTATCATAACAAACACATAAGCTGGACCGCTGCCGGAAAGCGCGGTAATGGGATCCATCATTGCTTCCGTGACTTCCTCGCATGTACCAACGGCTTTGAACAGAGTCTGCGTCACTTGGCAATCATCTTCGGTCGCCGCTGTACCTCGCACGTAAACCGTGGCCCCGGCCCGTACCAAAGCGGGTGTGTTTGGCATAACACGGATCACACGAGCGTTTGATTCCAATGACTGTAAGTGTACCCAGCGGGGAGGGGGAGTTGAAAAGGGAGTTATCAGCAACTGATTAAACCGATCAAAGTCGATCGCTCGTTAGATAATAACCACACATTTTCGAGCTCTCTCAATGTAACACCCATCGCAATCGATATGAACAGTTTACCGGCACTGGCGGGGCGCACCGCTGCAAGAACGTCCGAGACCACGGATGGTTTGACCGAGATGAATATGATTTCCGATTGCTTCACCACCGGTAGATTCTCGGTGTGCGTTTCTGCACCGAACGTTTTGAACGCCTCTATGTTCATTGTGTCCGAAGGGTGGAAACTTGCTACCATGTTTTCTCCTCTGGTCAGTCCTGCAAAAGACCAAAGTTAACTATTACTCGAATGTTTCACACCAGTTACCAGTTGAGATGGTACGCTCACCGGCCGAAATAAACCCATTGGCCATGGCTTGGGCCATTTTGCCACCTCCCAGAAAACCTAGCCTCAACAAGTTGCTCATTTGCGTTCACTTGGCTGTCTTGACACTTGACTGGCTGGACTTTGGTTGAGCGTGCTCGAGCAACTAATGTGGATTTTGAGGCACTGCTGGACatcagcgaacggaacggaacggaggagATAGTGGCTGCAATATACTTTAACCCTTATCAGTCAGCCTCCGTGGGTTTCATATCAGCATGAGCAAGAAGCTTATCAATAAAGAAAGCGAGCACTGTGCCCCCGTCCCTCGCTCAATGGGAATGATGCTCTTTTACGCGTAACAGCATACGTGTtgaaggccaccaccaccaccaccggagttGAGAAAGTTTGGTGGCACACACGGCACGTGAATTTAAAGCACCCTCGAGCAATTAACTAAATAcgattgtgtgtgcgtgcgtgtttgtcaCAGAACATAAAGTATCTTTCTCACGCATGCTGGCCATAGAACCCGCAGCCGTGGATGCGTTTCAGGTGCGCACAAAGTGGTAACAGCTGCGGATTGCACGCCTAAAGGGATTTATTCACATTTCGCTTAAATTAGTTTATATTATACCACATGGATTCAAATTAAACTCAACACAGCCATATGCTGCTGGTACATGGTTTAAAGTAACCATAAATAAATGTGCCTTCCGTTGTAGCATAAACTGGCCTTTTATGGGTGCTTCAACTTTGCTATCCTTTTCCCTGTTATGGGAGATATGCCTTCACATTAAATGAGAGAGGGTAGGGTTGTAGTGTACAGTACAATGAATATGCTATTATAAAGGAATGTTTGACTGTTGAATCTATTGTTAAGAAGATATTatgatgatgttttctttttgacaAACACATACCGGTGGAAGTCTGCAATTGATCTATCTTAAGCTTACCGCTGGCAAATATTCTTTAATTGCAATTAAACGCACATCATTGTCTTGAATACTTTTTGTACAAAATAAAAGTTAGttgtaataaaattatttgTATTGTTGTACTGTATTATGTTCATTCGAGGAAATTTTTTGAAGGACTCAGAAACATCATTCATTGTAGTGCTTATCTGttgataaaaatgtaaaatacaTTTTGGCAACCGATATACAATAGATTACGAATGCTTttcaaaactaaaacaatATTGTTAGTTTGGGAAAATCATATTCTTTCTCACAATTATGCTCTGTTTATATTTCTCCACCGTAAAATGTTCACAGCGTATGTGTTTTTGACACAAGAGTCTGGCGATCGTTTTACAGCGTCACAAGTGAAATACGATAATCTCCTTGACGCCTCCAATATTTTGTGTTTGAGAAAGGTTATCCTTTCGCGGCGCTTGTTAACCATTAGCGACATCGGAAGGATCCTGTTCCTGGCTATGATCCTAGTTTTGACCCTCACGTCGTTAGAGCAATTGAAAGCATCTGTTTCCAAACATGTTGCACAATGCCAATATATATATGCGTGCAGGGTGCAACACGACATTAGAGAACCACTTTGTGAACTGCTTTAGGTTATGCTTCTGAGAATTTCGGGCaaactgttttccttttttaacattttccatgCATATTTATGGTGTTGGGCAGTGCAACTGTACGCAGCATGAGACGCGTGCTTCAATAGCTATGGCTTATTTATGGACAAGGGTCTTTTGAACATGTCACGCCTAAATGAATAGATTTTTCCAAGAAGTTTGAACGGCTGTCGGACTGTACCATAACGCGTATAAGCAATGTTATGCTACTTATTACATCAATACTAGACTAATTGGATGTCCTTTCAAAAACAGTTTCATATTGCAATCGTACCTTGCCATACACATAGTTTATGTtatgattgaaaatgaatgaaaatatttcGTACATGCATgtattattttttatattatGAATGTTACCGAAAATGTATTTACGGTAAAATGACACTCATGTGTAGAAAGCGATCATAGAGATGAAACACTTGACATTACTTCACGTAGTACATTTCAAGTGGATATCTTGGTCCCTATTTCGACGTAGAACAGAACTATATCGCGTGACGGGTTTCAAACTCGTTAACGATTGCTAACGCATCCCACAACGGGAAAGGATGTAAAAGTGAAACCTTTGGTGAACACTTACGAGGTATGAAAAATGGACCACAGCTTTTCAACCACTTTTCTGTAGGGTCTCTACACTTCGATAAACACAAATCCATTGTAAGACATGGATGATGCTTCCTACAAGTGGTTAGTCCGTATTCCTAGAAATATTGTTGGTAGCAGCTAAGCttctaaattgaattttggaACACACCGTACAGTCCGTAGAAGAGAAAACGCAATGctataaaacaaaacattagcGAACGAGAAGAATGTCATGTTAATATGGTTATTTCTTGGTATTTATAATATACGAGGGGCGCTTATTAAAATTTTCCACAGCAAAACTGCCGTCGACGGTTGTCGTGTCGCATTCCCGGACTTTCTGTACCAGCGAGCGGCTCGAGTTGCGATGGCTTGTAGGAAAAGGCACGATGTGTGCGTAGGGGCATGCGAATAACACATTTTTAATATCCACGTACCTACACGTTAGGTCATATGTTTTGCCATATCACTTGTTCAACAAATAGACGATGTCAACGGATGGCTGAGGGTGTGGAAGATAAGCCGGGAGTATGGATGTCAAGAAGAGGctattgttgctgctctcaCTGTCGGTGCGGCCAGAAACCAGATCCCGTAAGACGTCAACGAGCAGTGTGCTTAAGACCATTAAGCAGGCGCGTATAGCTGGCAGCTATCGTTGTGATGAGTACATTAAAATTCATATTCATCTTTTGTCAGTCCTGCCCTCCCAAACAAACTTGGTACTCGACTTTTCCAGCTTCGTGGTCCAATGTGTCGGATAGCCCATCCGAACCCGCTTACGttacggtgatgatggcgccgACTGGCGTTGTGGCAAGAGAAGCAGCTTGAAGCGTGCAGTAATGTCTATACGTAAATGTTTATTACGAACCGTGTTGAACTTTATCTAAAATTATGAAATGTCTTTAGCTTGCTTTTAATGTTGTACCCCGGCGTTCCCAACCCGGCGCGACAGGCGCGTGGTAAAAGTGACGAAGTTTTCTCAGAAGCGGATCGCAAGGATAAGCGATGTCATTCGAACGGATTTTTCGGATGGCTCCTGAAGGGCGAATTTTAATTGCATATTGTAAGGTTGGTTTAATGCATCGCCCCAGTTCCATACGTTAGCAGAATGGGAAATGGCATGGGTGTAATTTTAATTTAGGACACGTTGCTTACCCGCCCATACATGCAAGAGAGCGCTAACGCTGTTCAGCATAGAACATTAGGATGAGTAATTGGAATGATTGTTTTTCCAAACAATTAAAGGATACTGTGAAGGAGGTGAATTATGGACAATGATGCCTAGGTACTTTTACGGTAAGGGCTCAAATTAATTGAAGTGTTTATAACCTATCTACAGGGAATTACGGGTGAATTATGAGCTgaaaattgtgtttgtttcggaTCATGTGTTTGTCATTATATGCATCATTCATTTCTCTCGTCTTCTTACATGTTATATCCTACCTTATCATAAAATGTTATTGACTTGAAACTTACTTTTCTtcaattaattcaattcaattcaagcTTACCTTTATTAACAACAAACTTCGCGAAGTTAATTGGTCAGTTGAGAATAAGTAAGTTCATTGATTGACAAGCATTTATTTCGTTGTTCTTCCAATCTTTCAATAGAATTCTTAACGAGATTCTTGTTTTAACATTCTTAAATCTTTTTTCATAGAAAAACGGTCAATATATTGACCGTTTCATTTGACAGAGCTGAGAGAGTTTTTGTGAGTAACTTACTTATTGCTGATGCATGTTTTCAAAATTGTGAAATTCGTAATCGTACGATAACTATTGGTATATGATAAAACAAAGTTAATTGCGCTTCTGAAACAATTTTATCGGAAGCTATTTTGCACCTAAAGAAAAGCGACATATGTTCCGTTTTCTATCTTCTTTATTTATCTGTATAGAATCTATGTGTATTGATGATAGTTAGTTCAAAAATAAGAATCTTCAAATGAATGTATT
Proteins encoded in this region:
- the LOC126579074 gene encoding uncharacterized protein LOC126579074; protein product: MSNLLRLGFLGGGKMAQAMANGFISAGLTRGENMVASFHPSDTMNIEAFKTFGAETHTENLPVVKQSEIIFISVKPSVVSDVLAAVRPASAGKLFISIAMGVTLRELENSLESNARVIRVMPNTPALVRAGATVYVRGTAATEDDCQVTQTLFKAVGTCEEVTEAMMDPITALSGSGPAYVFVMIEALADGAVRMGLPRDLAYRLASQTVLGSGKLVRETGRHPGQLKDDVTSPAGSTAAGLSHLEQNAFRHAVSGAVETATVRCRQISSK